From a region of the Dictyostelium discoideum AX4 chromosome 2 chromosome, whole genome shotgun sequence genome:
- a CDS encoding hypothetical protein (Similar to Y51A2D.19.p) — translation MSSENNLPKPPGFKVIFNHILLLLLILFIVLFVLTSITLISRLSKSRKNKQSKKLSYRTRAEVYLTVSGIIQWIEAIQTLLSVISVIVFIYGTYSKGSPPLAYSWVEISLTIFFTIHWMLDYFISKDRLKYLFSFFSIVDLVTVLPIYIDISTGQFFNELGTFQFLRVLRTVRILRANRVLHYFNDITQYLFRVVIAIFTFIMIFAAFYMNIDVSPITGKTLEFHETIYFFVVTLTTDGYGDIHPTNAVGQLTITLAVVVGAVLIPYQVSRLLETFSSYSPYKRDLSKSNLHGHVILCGDINFTSLLEFLTEFYLEKYGQLKKTIVILSTNPPSDQLKMLLLHPFYKNRISYLEGSPMLENDLKRARYIHSSSCFIFRPLFWEDGDSTAILTALAMKNLKPKGSKIFVQLLHHENKYKISARIKYIMCIEDFRNGILVQSTLCPGFGTLVCNLFTSRQPDIGDEDKWIGEYCNGSVNSIYKIPVPLAFVGETFLHVTSVMYSGAKALVLGYIDDLNQNQNQNQTPNNTTTNGSSGGISSNGGSNPNVRNSTNSTNNNNNRRQKKNKFIIHPPFSTIITSTMSLIIIAHSPSAPTFKPNVPSIIRKEMDDDELPKTSFFQNIYNKLFVPEEMRHFTDLNDSQDIFFNEDLKSFFTSTFTNNNNTNIEMDTFSSPQSTSSSTTTTTLPNQILISDINNNNNIENDNQPLMGVENIPIIVTTAAASTSTTSPNGTNGATNTSSLLDPNNYNNNNNNSEEDKVSPLVALCNEEFDSNWNEVIATVIESIDSKKAHMEEIVEDLEPVLEAIERNRNLDEYSEDSKEDNNWKEHIIICGSINRIDLFIRGLRQRYISDNLNHFYHLKQHQHHQQQQQQNNHHHGGGNNHNSQTNLSEHSDYSAPTIVILHPEEPDMSEWDDIDDVFYVHGSPLERKDLDLVKIHLASKIIILSDPYKEHHSSNLTDKTSVQLDAQTIMAYLEISEVFQNHPNPSNFVTVELVHEPNIRFISKNIKSSKIGSKVTGGSSSSRKEGEDIDKPNYYITSEFASGKVLTLTTLDSLLCQANHQEYLLDVANELVLGVNGIRKYYRKLIRNISDSDSDDSDTAANKNNNDYDYDDTDSSDDEKSSLPNVSNSNSSININNNNNNNNNNNNNNNNNNNNNNNNNNNGNNGSNALLSPSRSFGYKGFNSRLSQSGIWNHHHHHHHHHHHHHHGGNHINPNQCLLNQIKVPSQFHGHLYSELFETLIHKNILPLGLYRCKEITGAPNSYVFTCPPVDTILHEKDLVYILYRQSN, via the exons atgagTAGTGAAAATAACCTACCAAAACCACCAGGTTTCaaagttatttttaatcatattttattattattattaatattatttatagtattatttgtattaacaTCAATTACATTAATTTCAAGATTATCAAAATctagaaaaaataaacaatctaaaaaattatcgTATAGAACTAGAGCTGAAGTTTATTTAACAGTATCTGGTATTATACAATGGATT gAAGCAATTCAAACTTTATTATCAGTTATATCAGTTATAGTATTTATATATGGTACATATAGTAAAGGATCACCACCATTAGCATATTCATGGGTAGAAATTTCTTTAACAATTTTCTTTACAATTCATTGGATGTTAGATTACTTTATTAGTAAAGAtagattaaaatatttattttcattcttttcaaTAGTTGATTTAGTAACAGTTTTACCAATTTATATTGATATTTCAACTGGTCAATTCTTTAATGAATTAGGtacttttcaatttttacGTGTATTACGTACTGTTAGAATTTTAAGAGCAAATAGAGTATTACATTATTTTAAtg atataacacaatatttatttagaGTTGTAATTGcaatttttacatttattatGATATTTGCAGCATTTTATATGAATATTGATGTATCACCAATAACGGGTAAAACATTAGAATTTCAtgaaacaatttattttttcgtTGTTACATTAACAACTGATGGTTATGGTGATATTCATCCAACAAATGCAGTTGGTCAATTAACAATAACATTAGCGGTAGTTGTTGGTGCTGTATTAATTCCATATCAAGTTTCAAGATTATTAGAAACTTTTTCATCATATTCTC CATATAAAAGAGATTTATCAAAAAGTAATTTACATGGTCATGTTATATTATGTGGTGATATAAATTTTACATcattattagaatttttaaCAGAATTTTATTTAGAGAAATATGGACAATTGAAAAAGacaattgtaattttatcaacaaaTCCACCATCTGATCAATTGAAGATGTTATTGTTACATCCATTCTATAAGAATAGGATATCCTATTTGGAGGGATCCCCAATGCTTGAGAATGATTTAAAGAGGGCCCGTTATATTCATTCGTCGTCATGTTTTATTTTCAGACCGTTGTTTTGGGAGGACGGTGATTCGACGGCGATTTTAACGGCTTTGGCaatgaagaatttgaagCCTAAAGGATCGAAAATTTTCGTCCAATTATTACATCATGAGAATAAGTATAAAATTTCTGCACGTATAAAATACATTATGTGTATTGAGGATTTCCGTAACGGTATTCTAGTTCAAAGTACCCTCTGTCCTGGTTTCGGTACTTTAGTTTGTAACTTATTCACATCACGTCAACCTGACATTGGTGATGAAGATAAATGGATAGGTGAATATTGTAATGGTAGTgttaattcaatttataaaattcctGTCCCCTTAGCATTTGTTGGTGAAACTTTTCTTCATGTAACTTCTGTTATGTATTCTGGTGCAAAAGCTTTAGTTTTAGGTTAcattgatgatttaaatcaaaatcaaaatcaaaatcaaacacCAAATAATACTACGACCAATGGTAGTAGTGGAGGTATAAGCAGTAATGGTGGTAGTAATCCAAATGTTAGAAATAGTACAAATAGTacaaacaacaataataatagaagacaaaaaaagaataaatttataattcatCCACCATTTTCAACAATTATAACATCAACAATgagtttaattattattgctcATAGTCCATCAGCACCAACTTTTAAACCAAATGTACCatcaattattagaaaagAGATGGATGATGATGAGTTACCAAAAACttcattttttcaaaatatatataacaAATTATTTGTACCAGAAGAGATGAGACATTTTAcagatttaaatgattcacaagatattttctttaatgaagatttaaaatcattttttactTCAacttttacaaataataataatacaaatattgaaatggatacattttcatcaccacaatcaacatcatcatcaacaacaacaacaacattaccaaatcaaattttaatttctgatattaataataataataatattgaaaatgataatcaaCCATTAATGGGTGTTGAAAATATACCAATTATTGtaacaacagcagcagcatcaacatcaacaacttcACCAAATGGTACTAATGGTGCAACAAatacatcatcattattggatccaaataattataataataataataataatagtgaagaAGATAAAGTTTCACCATTAGTTGCATTATGTAATGAAGAATTTGATTCAAATTGGAATGAAGTTATTGCAACagtaattgaatcaattgattcaaagAAAGCACATATGGAAGAGATTGTTGAAGATTTAGAACCAGTTTTAGAAGCAATTGAAAGAAATAGAAATCTTGATGAATATTCTGAAGATTCTAAAGAAGATAATAATTGGAAAGAACATATTATCATTTGTGGTTCAATTAAtagaattgatttatttattagagGTTTAAGACAAAGATATATttctgataatttaaatcatttttatcatttaaaacaacatcaacatcatcaacaacaacaacaacaaaataatcatcaccatggtggtggtaataatcataatagtCAAACTAATTTAAGTGAACATTCAGATTATTCAGCACCaacaattgtaattttacATCCAGAGGAACCAGATATGTCAGAATGggatgatattgatgatgtTTTTTATGTTCATGGCTCACCATTAGAAAGAAAAGATTTAGATTTAGTAAAGATTCATTTAGCtagtaaaattataattttatcagATCCTTATAAAGAACATCATAGTTCAAATTTAACTGATAAAACATCTGTTCAATTGGATGCTCAAACTATTATGGCATATTTAGAGATTAGTGAagtatttcaaaatcatccAAATCCTTCAAATTTCGTCACTGTTGAATTGGTACATGAACCAAATATTAGATTCATTTCAAAGAATATTAAATCCTCAAAAATTGGTAGTAAAGTAACTGGTGGTTCTAGTAGCTCTAGAAAAGAGGGTGAGGATATTGATAAACCAAATTACTATATCACTAGTGAATTTGCCTCTGGAAAAGTCCTGACTTTGACAACGCTAGATTCATTACTATGTCAAGCTAACCATCAAGAGTATCTCTTGGATGTCGCAAATGAATTGGTATTGGGTGTAAATGGTATTAGAAAATATTATAGAAAATTAATTAGAAATATTTCAGATTCTGATTCTGATGATTCCGATACTGctgcaaataaaaataataatgattatgaCTATGATGATACTGATAgtagtgatgatgaaaaatcatcattaccaaatgtttcaaatagtaatagtagtattaatattaataataataataataataataataataataataataataataataataataataataataataataataataataataatggtaataatggttCAAATGCTTTATTATCACCTTCTCGTAGTTTTGGATATAAAGGTTTCAATTCAAGATTATCTCAATCAGGAATTTggaatcaccatcatcaccaccatcatcaccatcatcaccaccatcatggTGGTAATCATATTAATCCAAATCAATGccttttaaatcaaattaaagtTCCATCTCAATTTCATGGTCATCTTTATTCAGAATTATTCGAAACTCTCAtacataaaaatattttaccaCTTGGTTTATATAGGTGTAAAGAAATTACTGGTGCTCCAAATTCTTACGTTTTCACTTGTCCTCCAGTTGATACAATTTTACATGAAAAAGATTtagtttatattttatatagacaatcaaattaa